A stretch of the Nematostella vectensis chromosome 1, jaNemVect1.1, whole genome shotgun sequence genome encodes the following:
- the LOC5515859 gene encoding uncharacterized protein LOC5515859, with amino-acid sequence MSVYIFFPFLLFAFASAPFAKGNKEIVVATYNLWNVMFMWDTRKFYIAEMIRQSKADVIGFQEVRSDLSDKKNQIRELQSLLGPEYKYSSYHPVTTVTPPLGMQGPPGWEQEGLGFISKHPIMLSSNMELKISQLNPDKNKRVLLHTRLNIQGVELDLTLVHFSYDKQQQCQNAVDLISHLVALHSKRSVVLGDFNVYADFPWPMAAIESGRFPKRSACGPGSYLKAGRTYAYVDVWNAVNHGREGYTFSNMPTPGLVSRPDRILVSRNGLAVIKADTIGGHYMSAYYRALNKWHRLVTVLHHTNLSTSTSITYTCHQDCGPHGSCRCGVCVRGGNKNNCDLQFCYECDGTHYSTFILLVFFLSIYLLFILYILIKYAFRYLCFKSRWKKGQRVFFVLPNRSLLIVVGALGMALYLFVIMNFSDTFETVNSILAEEEFPSDHLMLTTLLELR; translated from the exons ATGTCtgtctatatttttttcccctttttactttttgcttttgcaagTGCACCATTTGCCAAAGGAAACAAAGAAATAGTCGTGGCCACCTACAACTTATGGAATGTTATGTTTATGTGGGACACAAGAAAGTTTTATATTGCAGAAATG ATACGTCAATCCAAAGCAGATGTGATTGGTTTCCAGGAAGTCAGATCTGACTTGTCAGATAAGAAAAATCAGATCAGAGAATTACAAAGCCTTTTAGGACCTGAATATAAATACTCCAGTTACCATCCTGTGACAACGGTGACTCCTCCTCTTGGGATGCAAGGGCCACCGGGATGGGAACAAGAAGGCCTCGGGTTCATAAGCAAGCATCCAATAATGCTAAGTAGTAACATGGAATTAAAAATAAGTCAACTAAATCCAGACAAGAACAAACGAGTACTACTCCATACACGGCTAAATATTCAAGGAGTTGAACTCGATTTAACGCTTGTCCATTTCTCGTATGACAAGCAACAGCAATGCCAGAATGCAGTTGACCTTATCAGCCACCTTGTTGCTTTACACAGCAAGAGGTCAGTAGTCTTGGGAGATTTTAATGTTTACGCTGACTTTCCCTGGCCAATGGCTGCGATAGAAAGTGGTCGATTTCCTAAGAGAAGTGCATGTGGACCAGGAAGTTACTTGAAGGCTGGGAGAACATATGCCTATGTTGATGTTTGGAATGCAGTTAACCACGGACGTGAAGGTTATACCTTTAGCAATATG CCCACTCCTGGTCTAGTAAGCCGACCGGACCGAATCCTTGTATCCAGGAATGGCCTTGCTGTCATCAAGGCTGATACCATTGGTGGACACTATATGAGTGCATATTACCGCGCCCTTAACAAATGGCACCGCCTGGTGACTGTCTTACACCATACCAATCTTTCTACTTCAACCTCCATCACCTACACCTGCCATCAGGACTGCGGTCCCCATGGGTCATGCAGGTGTGGTGTTTGCGTTCGTGGTGGCAACAAAAACAACTGTGACTTGCAATTCTGCTACGAGTGTGATGGTACACACTATAGTACGTTCATTTTGCTAGTGTTTtttctatctatttatttgctgtttattttgtacATTCTCATCAAGTATGCCTTTAGATATTTATGCTTTAAGAGTAGATGGAAGAAAGGTCAAAGAGTGTTCTTTGTTTTGCCTAACAGAAGCTTGTTGATTGTGGTAGGGGCACTAGGAATGgctttatatttatttgtaaTTATGAATTTTTCAGATACTTTTGAAACAGTTAACAGTATTTTGGCGGAAGAAGAATTTCCTTCAGACCATTTAATGCTAACCACCTTATTAGAATTGAGATAA
- the LOC5515849 gene encoding uncharacterized protein LOC5515849, translating into MAASIKHPYQEFEAILKEILTEKRERRSLSGALSIEDCDSLLKGEDSSQDGIDSNEDFKLGYPRYPLYRQIAKGLVYWMRIGNHPSTLHKDVNLLEESRLISSQDGERAKDSVQLLLQNLNQSWETLDRLDRKSKIQAVVEYLSTRMLLDLLGVRHTAGSIDAFPPNTCLLYESFNRHHHPKSSLTVGARALSKHCHRDITSAFWGICSGSEMAKNKHAQRIMDRILSDLSWLNIHLLPHEVKVVEVRCSNGYGARWTSDGKEFRGFLEPQMEDGHSFKWRH; encoded by the coding sequence ATGGCAGCCTCCATCAAACATCCTTACCAAGAATTTGAGGCGATTCTAAAAGAAATTCTCACTGAAAAGAGAGAGAGGCGTAGTCTTTCAGGTGCACTCTCCATAGAGGACTGTGATTCGCTTTTGAAAGGAGAAGACTCTTCACAAGATGGCATTGATTCCAATGAAGATTTTAAACTAGGATATCCTAGGTACCCCCTGTATCGCCAAATTGCTAAGGGTTTGGTGTACTGGATGCGAATTGGAAACCACCCATCTACACTACACAAAGACGTCAATTTACTTGAAGAATCAAGGCTTATTTCAAGCCAAGATGGAGAGAGAGCTAAAGACTCTGTTCAGTTGTTGTTACAAAATTTGAATCAGTCATGGGAAACTTTAGATCGATTAGATAGAAAGTCCAAAATTCAGGCTGTTGTGGAATACTTAAGTACTAGAATGCTACTGGATTTACTGGGTGTGCGTCATACTGCAGGTAGCATTGATGCATTTCCACCAAACACTTGTTTACTTTATGAATCTTTTAACAGGCATCACCACCCTAAGTCTTCTCTGACTGTAGGTGCTAGGGCACTTTCAAAACACTGCCATCGCGACATCACTAGTGCATTTTGGGGGATATGCAGTGGTAGTGAGATGGCTAAGAACAAGCATGCACAGAGAATCATGGACAGAATACTAAGTGACTTATCATGGCTAAACATTCATCTACTGCCACATGAAGTTAAGGTGGTAGAAGTGAGGTGTTCAAATGGATATGGTGCTCGTTGGACTTCAGATGGGAAAGAGTTTAGGGGTTTTTTGGAGCCTCAAATGGAAGATGGCCATTCATTCAAATGGAGACActaa